In Cystobacter fuscus DSM 2262, the DNA window TGGACGGAAGAGAGCCCGTGGAGAGCGCGCCCGCCGGGCTCTCGTGTCAGGGATGCGCGTTGGCGATGCCGAGGTACTCGCCGAGCCGAAGCTCGACCTCGAGGCCTTTCTCGGCGAACTGCCTGCCAAGCCGCGCGAAGCCCGCCTGGAAGCCCGGTCCAGCCAGCGAACTCGTGTACTCCGCATATGCCGTGGCAAAATCAGCGTCCGGAGGCAGTGACGCCCGGTTGACTTGCGCCTTGGCGGCAGCCACGACGGCCTTGTCGAAGGAGGCGACGCGGGTCGCGAGCCTTTCCACGAATCGATCGAGCTCGGCGTCGGGCAAGGTTCGTGTGACCCAGCCGTATCGCTCGGCAAGCTCGGCATCGTAGTCCTGGCTGGTGACAATCGCCTCGAGGCCGCGGTCACGCCCGATGAGGCGTGGCAGACGTTCACTGCCACCCCCCCCTGGCAGGATGCCGGTGCCGACTTCCGGCTGCCCGAAGATGGCGTGCTCGCGGCTCGCGTAGCGCAAGTCGCACGCCAGAGCGAGTTCGTTGCCCCCTCCGCGCGTTCGTCCGCGGATCTTCGCGATGCTCAAGAAGGGAGCCTTCGAAAGGCGAATGACCAAGTCGACCCACAGGGGGACGGAGTCTGGGCCTGGTATGAATGGAAACTTGTCGGCTTGCCGAAGATCGAAGTGATTGAAGAAGAAGCCGCTGACGTTGCTCGTGAAGATGACAACCTGAACTCGAACGTCATTCTCGAGTTCATGGAGGATCTCGTGCAATCGTGTCACGGTCTCCGGCGCGATCACATTCGCGGGCGGATTCGCGAAGGTGATGGTGGCGATCTTCGGCGTTGATTTTTCGAAAATGATGGTGCTTTTCTCGCTCATATTG includes these proteins:
- a CDS encoding enoyl-CoA hydratase/isomerase family protein produces the protein MSEKSTIIFEKSTPKIATITFANPPANVIAPETVTRLHEILHELENDVRVQVVIFTSNVSGFFFNHFDLRQADKFPFIPGPDSVPLWVDLVIRLSKAPFLSIAKIRGRTRGGGNELALACDLRYASREHAIFGQPEVGTGILPGGGGSERLPRLIGRDRGLEAIVTSQDYDAELAERYGWVTRTLPDAELDRFVERLATRVASFDKAVVAAAKAQVNRASLPPDADFATAYAEYTSSLAGPGFQAGFARLGRQFAEKGLEVELRLGEYLGIANAHP